Proteins from one Cryptomeria japonica chromosome 4, Sugi_1.0, whole genome shotgun sequence genomic window:
- the LOC131875516 gene encoding uncharacterized protein LOC131875516, with the protein MSMIKYADTDRPCLGEIYDGMDCMVEKIKEVINRKENDPTETFFKVVQKIVVDRWNKMTTPLHLLAFALTPKFYSAEMLATPRRVPPYKDAEVASGYKAAFKKIYQDEETRNIVMREFGQFVSTKNHDVVALNARYGMDADEWWYVHGQGSVYLQPLAIKLNSQVASSSSAERNWSTYSFIHSVKRNRLDAKKAEDLVYVHSNLRLLSHKDPEYSEGVTRNWDLALECADLDATVAQLCQVSIDEAVMEFERDIASGSGIPFDIGSIDAEFEPLDDRGLGLDASNEDEYGI; encoded by the exons atgagcatgatcaagtatgctgatactgatcgcccatgtttgggcgagatttatgatggcatggattgcatggtggaaaaaataaaagaagtaataaatagaaaagaaaatgacccaacggaaacatttttcaaagttgtgcagaaaattgttgttgaccgttggaacaagatgaccacccccttacatctcttagcatttgctttgacgccaaaattttatagtgcagagatgcttgcaacaccaaggagggtgccaccatataaagatgcagaggttgcttctggctataaggctgcctttaaaaagatatatcaagatgaggagacaagaaatattgtcatgagggagtttggccaatttgtatctacaaaaaatcatgatgttgtagctcttaatgctagatatgggatggatgctgatgagtggtggtatgtacatggtcaaggctccgtttacttgcagcctcttgcaattaaacttaactcccaa gttgcaagttcttcttcagctgagcggaattggagtacatactccttcatccactcagtcaaacgtaatcgtttggatgcaaagaaagctgaggatttggtctacgtacactccaaccttcgtttgttgtcacataaggaccctgaatatagtgagggtgtaacaaggaattgggatctagcccttgagtgtgctgatttagatgctacagttgcacaactttgccaagtctctatagacgaggcggttatggaatttgagagagacatagctagtgggagtggcattccatttgatattggttcaattgatgctgaatttgaaccacttgatgaccgtgggcttgggttggatgcttcaaatgaagatgaatatggaatttaa